One genomic region from Thermoleptolyngbya sichuanensis A183 encodes:
- the tatC gene encoding twin-arginine translocase subunit TatC: MTAPTETDLATQNGATQNGLNTAANPGRSPAVDVQTDDVADLDVEMSLFDHLEELRMRIFYALIATVVGVIICFFFVNPIVQLLEVPAQGVKFLQLSPGEYFFVSLKVAGYSGLLVASPFVLYQIIQFVLPGLTRKERRIIGPIVLGSSFLFVGGLVFAYVALIPAALNFFISYGADVVEQLWSIDRYFEFVLLLLFSTGLAFQIPVIQVLLGLLGLVTSGQMLSGWRYVVLGGAVLGAVLTPSTDPVTQSLLAGAVLGLYFGGTGMVKLLGR, encoded by the coding sequence ATGACTGCCCCGACGGAAACCGACCTCGCCACCCAGAACGGAGCCACCCAGAATGGACTGAACACCGCCGCTAACCCTGGGCGATCGCCCGCTGTGGATGTGCAGACGGATGACGTTGCTGATCTGGATGTAGAAATGTCCCTGTTCGACCATTTGGAAGAACTGCGGATGCGGATTTTCTATGCCCTCATCGCAACCGTGGTGGGTGTCATCATCTGCTTCTTCTTTGTCAATCCCATCGTGCAGCTTTTGGAAGTGCCCGCGCAGGGGGTGAAGTTTCTTCAGCTTTCGCCAGGGGAATACTTCTTCGTGTCGCTGAAAGTCGCAGGCTACAGCGGCTTGCTGGTTGCCAGCCCGTTTGTGCTGTACCAGATTATTCAATTCGTGCTGCCGGGGCTGACTCGCAAAGAGCGACGTATCATTGGCCCCATCGTTCTTGGCTCCAGTTTCCTATTCGTCGGCGGGCTGGTGTTTGCCTATGTGGCGCTGATTCCCGCAGCCCTAAACTTTTTTATTAGCTATGGCGCGGACGTTGTGGAACAGCTTTGGTCCATCGACCGCTACTTTGAGTTCGTGCTGCTGCTCTTGTTTAGCACTGGGCTGGCATTCCAGATTCCAGTCATTCAAGTCCTCCTGGGGCTTTTGGGACTCGTCACCTCTGGGCAAATGCTGTCGGGCTGGCGGTATGTGGTGCTGGGCGGCGCGGTGCTGGGCGCAGTCCTCACGCCTTCTACCGATCCGGTGACGCAGAGCTTACTGGCGGGCGCAGTGCTAGGGCTTTACTTTGGCGGCACGGGCATGGTGAAGCTGCTGGGCCGATAG
- a CDS encoding transporter substrate-binding domain-containing protein: protein MKRLKFLFTAFLTALLTITLVTACNSSAPTAGGDAGRTLTMATSADYPPYEFIDTSSGSQEIVGFDVDIAKYITSKLGYGLKIDNIDFNALIPTLQSKRADFVMAGMTPTEERKQNVDFSQIYYEAKNAIVSKSGSGLTSAASLSGKTLGVQLGSIQEQAAKEFQGANVKALNRINEMIQELKAGRIDAILMEDTVAKGYMAANPDLEMNVLPNEGEAGSAIAFPKGSELLGQFDPVISEMKSNGELEKLIVKWFGSDTPAS, encoded by the coding sequence ATGAAGCGACTCAAGTTCTTGTTCACGGCCTTTTTGACGGCCCTGTTGACGATTACACTGGTGACTGCTTGTAACTCCAGCGCCCCCACAGCGGGCGGCGACGCTGGCAGAACATTGACCATGGCTACCTCTGCCGACTATCCCCCCTATGAGTTTATCGACACGTCGAGCGGCAGCCAGGAAATCGTTGGCTTTGATGTCGATATCGCCAAATACATCACCAGCAAGCTGGGTTATGGACTCAAGATTGACAACATTGACTTCAATGCGCTGATTCCAACTCTGCAATCTAAGCGGGCTGATTTTGTGATGGCGGGCATGACCCCGACGGAAGAGCGGAAGCAAAACGTCGATTTTTCCCAGATTTATTATGAAGCCAAGAATGCGATTGTGTCGAAATCTGGCTCAGGTCTGACGAGTGCTGCAAGTCTGAGCGGCAAGACCCTGGGCGTGCAGTTGGGTTCGATTCAAGAGCAAGCCGCCAAGGAGTTTCAGGGCGCAAACGTCAAGGCGTTGAACCGAATCAATGAGATGATTCAGGAGCTAAAGGCTGGACGGATTGATGCCATTTTGATGGAAGACACGGTTGCCAAAGGCTACATGGCCGCCAACCCCGACCTGGAAATGAATGTCCTCCCCAACGAGGGAGAAGCGGGTTCGGCGATCGCCTTCCCCAAAGGGTCTGAACTGCTTGGCCAGTTTGACCCCGTCATTTCCGAGATGAAATCCAACGGCGAGTTGGAAAAGCTGATTGTGAAGTGGTTTGGGAGCGACACGCCTGCTTCCTAA
- the petC gene encoding cytochrome b6-f complex iron-sulfur subunit — translation MTQASGTPDVPDLGRRQFMNLLTFGAATGTVLGMLYPVVRYFIPPSSGGAGGGVTAKDALGNDVVLKDFLATHAVGERVLAQGLKGDPTYLVVEDAGAIASYGINAVCTHLGCVVPWNASENKFICPCHGSQYDATGKVVRGPAPLSLALVHTEITEDGKIAMTPWTETDFRTGDAPWWT, via the coding sequence ATGACTCAAGCTTCTGGAACGCCTGATGTGCCCGATTTGGGCCGGCGGCAGTTTATGAATCTTCTTACTTTTGGGGCAGCCACGGGCACGGTGCTGGGCATGTTGTATCCCGTCGTGCGGTACTTTATTCCCCCCTCCAGTGGCGGTGCAGGCGGCGGCGTGACGGCCAAAGATGCCCTGGGCAACGATGTGGTGTTGAAAGACTTTTTGGCTACCCATGCTGTGGGCGAGCGCGTGCTGGCGCAAGGGCTAAAGGGCGACCCGACCTATTTGGTGGTAGAAGACGCTGGGGCGATCGCCAGCTACGGCATCAACGCGGTTTGTACCCACCTGGGCTGCGTTGTTCCCTGGAATGCCAGCGAAAATAAATTTATTTGCCCCTGCCACGGCTCTCAATATGACGCGACGGGTAAGGTGGTGCGCGGGCCGGCTCCGCTGTCGCTAGCGCTGGTGCATACCGAGATCACCGAAGACGGCAAGATTGCCATGACCCCCTGGACGGAAACCGACTTCCGCACGGGCGATGCGCCTTGGTGGACTTAG
- the petA gene encoding cytochrome f — MNFKVCSFPSRRRSITALVRGLMVAVLTLAALVSSDALLPQSAAAYPFWAQQNYANPREATGRIVCANCHLAAKPAEIEVPQAVLPDSVFKAVVKIPYDHSVQQVQADGSKGPLNVGAVLILPEGFTIAPEDRIPEEMKEEVGPSYLFQPYADDKQNIVLVGPLPGDQYEEIVFPVLSPDPATNKSVAFGKYSVHLGANRGRGQVYPTGEKSNNAVYNASAAGVITAIAKADDGSAEVKIRTQDGTTVVDKIPAGPELIVSEGEEVASGAALTNNPNVGGFGQKDTEIVLQSPNRIKGLIAFLAAITLTQILLVLKKKQVERVQAAEMTF; from the coding sequence ATGAACTTCAAGGTTTGCTCATTTCCCTCTCGTCGCCGGAGTATAACCGCTCTGGTTCGGGGGCTGATGGTGGCGGTGCTGACGCTAGCGGCGCTGGTGTCGAGCGATGCCCTGCTGCCTCAGTCCGCTGCTGCCTACCCCTTCTGGGCACAGCAAAACTACGCCAATCCTCGCGAAGCCACGGGTCGCATCGTCTGTGCCAACTGCCACCTGGCCGCCAAACCCGCCGAAATCGAGGTGCCCCAGGCTGTGCTGCCGGATTCTGTGTTTAAGGCCGTGGTGAAAATTCCCTACGACCATTCGGTGCAGCAGGTACAGGCGGACGGTTCTAAGGGGCCGCTGAATGTGGGGGCAGTGCTAATACTGCCGGAGGGCTTCACCATTGCGCCGGAAGACCGTATTCCTGAAGAAATGAAGGAAGAGGTCGGCCCTAGCTACCTGTTCCAGCCCTACGCCGATGACAAACAAAATATCGTGCTGGTGGGGCCGCTACCGGGCGACCAGTATGAGGAAATCGTTTTCCCGGTGCTGTCGCCTGACCCCGCCACGAACAAGAGCGTTGCCTTTGGCAAATACTCGGTTCACCTGGGCGCAAACCGGGGGCGGGGACAAGTCTATCCCACGGGTGAAAAGAGCAACAACGCCGTTTATAATGCCTCAGCGGCGGGCGTGATTACGGCGATCGCCAAAGCGGACGACGGCAGCGCCGAAGTCAAGATTCGCACCCAAGACGGTACGACCGTGGTGGACAAGATTCCTGCTGGCCCAGAGCTAATCGTTTCTGAAGGCGAAGAAGTCGCCAGTGGTGCTGCACTGACCAACAACCCCAACGTCGGCGGTTTTGGTCAGAAGGACACCGAAATCGTGTTGCAAAGCCCGAACCGCATTAAAGGTCTGATTGCATTCCTAGCGGCCATTACGCTGACTCAAATCCTGCTGGTGCTGAAGAAGAAGCAGGTCGAGCGCGTCCAGGCTGCTGAAATGACCTTCTAA
- the rsmH gene encoding 16S rRNA (cytosine(1402)-N(4))-methyltransferase RsmH codes for MATGPPPDEADGEGLHSDSLAADRLAPDPTSGAIAPTHITSEPAFHHIPVLGAEVLAGLAVKPGGRYLDATAGGGGHSRLILEAAPDTQLVALDQDEQAIAAIRANLAEFGDRVSVCHTNFAAYNPGAIRFDGILADLGVSSVQFDQGDRGFSFRHAAPLDMRMNRHQPLTAADIINTWDEVELANLFYRYGEERLSRRIACRIVEQRPFETTTELAEAIARSVPPAYRHGRIHPATRVFQSLRIAVNDELNVLEAFLNRSPAWLMPTGRLVVISFHSLEDRLVKHTFRAVPALRVITKKPVQPTDAELSANPRARSAKLRVAERIAETAPELPPKLNR; via the coding sequence ATGGCTACTGGCCCACCGCCAGATGAGGCGGACGGGGAGGGTTTGCACAGCGATTCCCTAGCGGCAGACCGTTTAGCCCCAGACCCGACTAGCGGGGCGATCGCCCCTACACACATCACGTCTGAACCCGCCTTTCACCACATTCCCGTGCTGGGCGCGGAGGTGCTGGCGGGGTTGGCAGTCAAACCTGGCGGACGCTATCTGGACGCAACGGCCGGCGGCGGCGGCCACAGTCGGCTGATCCTTGAAGCAGCGCCGGACACGCAGCTTGTGGCCCTGGATCAAGACGAGCAGGCGATCGCCGCGATTCGGGCTAACCTGGCAGAATTTGGCGATCGCGTCTCGGTTTGTCACACCAACTTTGCGGCTTACAATCCGGGCGCGATCAGATTCGACGGCATTCTGGCGGATCTGGGCGTGAGTTCGGTACAGTTTGACCAGGGCGATCGCGGCTTTAGCTTTCGCCATGCGGCCCCGTTGGACATGCGGATGAACCGCCATCAGCCCCTCACTGCCGCCGACATCATTAACACCTGGGATGAAGTTGAGCTAGCCAACCTGTTTTACCGCTACGGCGAGGAGCGGCTGTCGCGCCGGATTGCCTGCCGTATTGTGGAACAGCGACCGTTTGAGACGACGACAGAACTGGCAGAGGCGATCGCCCGCAGCGTTCCCCCCGCCTATCGACACGGGCGCATTCATCCTGCCACTCGCGTCTTCCAGTCCCTCCGCATCGCCGTCAACGACGAACTCAACGTTTTAGAAGCATTTCTCAATAGGTCGCCCGCCTGGCTAATGCCGACTGGAAGATTAGTCGTCATCAGTTTCCACAGTCTGGAAGATCGGCTAGTCAAACACACTTTTAGAGCCGTACCCGCCCTGCGCGTCATCACCAAAAAGCCAGTCCAGCCGACCGATGCAGAGCTATCCGCCAATCCCCGCGCCCGCTCAGCCAAACTGCGGGTGGCAGAGCGAATTGCAGAAACAGCGCCAGAATTGCCGCCAAAACTCAACCGCTAA
- the ypfJ gene encoding KPN_02809 family neutral zinc metallopeptidase: MRWEFGRRSTNIEDRRGMRPSRGVVGGGLGALLLALLVALLGGDPSMVLNQSPVYDSPAQVAPAPPQDDQAAAFVSTVLGYTEDTWSQIFREKGSKYVEPKLVLFSGVVNSGCGTAQASMGPFYCPLDQKVYLDMSFYNDMQRRLGAGGDFAYAYVIAHEVGHHVQNLLGISDQVQSMQRRVSKTQANQLSVRLELQADCFAGVWANRTHQAQQILEKGDVEEALNAAAAIGDDRLQKQAQGYAVPDSFTHGTSAQRVRWFTQGIKTGDVNQCNTFEATTL, from the coding sequence ATGCGCTGGGAGTTTGGTCGGCGAAGCACCAATATAGAAGATCGGCGTGGAATGAGACCCTCTCGCGGCGTGGTTGGCGGCGGGCTGGGGGCTTTGCTGTTGGCGCTGCTGGTGGCGCTGCTGGGGGGCGACCCGTCAATGGTGCTGAACCAGTCTCCCGTATACGACAGCCCCGCCCAAGTCGCTCCGGCCCCTCCCCAAGACGACCAGGCGGCTGCCTTCGTTTCGACGGTTTTGGGCTATACCGAAGATACCTGGTCGCAGATCTTCCGCGAAAAAGGCTCAAAGTACGTTGAGCCAAAGCTGGTGCTGTTTTCGGGTGTTGTAAATTCGGGCTGCGGCACGGCACAAGCCTCAATGGGCCCCTTCTACTGCCCGCTGGATCAAAAAGTCTACTTGGACATGAGCTTTTATAACGACATGCAGCGTCGGCTGGGGGCAGGGGGCGACTTTGCCTACGCCTATGTGATTGCCCATGAGGTCGGGCACCATGTACAAAACCTGCTGGGGATTTCCGACCAGGTGCAGTCGATGCAGCGTCGCGTCAGCAAAACCCAGGCCAATCAGCTTTCGGTTCGGCTGGAGCTTCAGGCGGATTGTTTCGCAGGCGTATGGGCAAATCGCACCCACCAGGCTCAGCAGATCTTGGAGAAGGGCGATGTGGAAGAAGCGCTCAATGCTGCTGCTGCCATTGGTGACGATCGCCTCCAGAAGCAAGCCCAGGGCTATGCTGTTCCCGATTCCTTCACCCATGGCACCTCAGCACAGCGCGTCCGCTGGTTTACCCAGGGAATCAAGACGGGCGACGTGAATCAGTGCAATACGTTTGAGGCGACGACGCTTTAA
- a CDS encoding DUF3067 family protein yields MTGEELHQLLLTKWSRSFDVQLRKVQGKVLFQVMWKYLEQVSFPMTEDEYLEHLNDVASYLTALGSAERVQQFIEQTTEKPRLGKAVSYPIDLGDRASEWMV; encoded by the coding sequence ATGACTGGCGAGGAACTGCATCAGCTATTACTGACCAAATGGAGCCGCTCCTTCGACGTGCAGCTACGGAAGGTGCAGGGAAAGGTGTTGTTTCAAGTGATGTGGAAATATTTGGAGCAGGTGTCGTTTCCCATGACGGAAGACGAATACCTGGAGCATCTCAACGATGTCGCCAGTTATCTCACCGCGCTGGGCAGCGCTGAGCGAGTCCAGCAGTTCATTGAGCAGACCACAGAGAAGCCGCGCCTGGGAAAGGCAGTCAGCTATCCCATCGACCTGGGCGATCGCGCTTCGGAGTGGATGGTCTGA
- a CDS encoding Lin0512 family protein, with product MTHKRFIIEMGMGIDQHGQDPTVAAARAVRNAIAHNALPGIWEVAGLNHPDEMLVEVQVGVPYPELVRQAEVLAVLPFGQKRLIVESGGMVVQGRAIPELDDKNDEMLIAVAAVTVWV from the coding sequence ATGACCCACAAACGCTTCATCATCGAAATGGGCATGGGCATTGACCAGCATGGACAAGACCCTACGGTTGCCGCAGCGCGGGCTGTGCGAAATGCGATCGCCCACAATGCCCTTCCCGGCATCTGGGAAGTCGCCGGCCTCAACCACCCCGATGAAATGCTCGTCGAAGTGCAAGTCGGCGTGCCCTATCCAGAGCTAGTGCGGCAGGCAGAAGTGCTGGCAGTGCTTCCCTTCGGGCAAAAACGCCTGATCGTGGAATCTGGCGGCATGGTGGTTCAGGGACGAGCCATCCCGGAACTAGACGACAAAAACGACGAAATGCTAATTGCCGTGGCCGCCGTCACCGTTTGGGTATAG